Proteins encoded within one genomic window of Chlorobaculum sp. MV4-Y:
- a CDS encoding serine protease → MYYEYDHGFQLRIPPFDAECAFCISAKPLTLTAVIKHLLRALVLLLLVFASQAFPGPLYAKSASEIFAQASKSVVVVYNYDNKGIRQQLGSGVVMPDGQVATNFHVVNRATKITVLFNGKEFAAKANHSNPERDICLLDVTGLNAPCVVVGHASQLKVGEKVYAIGAPDGFEKTLSDGIVSGFRAVDGGRYIQTTTPISPGSSGGGLFDEEGRLVGLPTFYMASGQSLNFAVPVEWVLETSEHQVAGAENTRQCSEWLAKTVAYEKNRDWAGMVRQCNLWVKAQPKNCDAWYCSGIAYNKIGDARSAISALQTAVQLKPNYSSAWNDLGFAYVVAGMRLEAIEAYKKAILTNPNNASAWHNIGILYLKKGDLDMAVESFQQAVQIKPDYLSAWVNLGIALKTKGTPKEAIQAFTKAISINSNNSVIWNNLGLAYRDAGDINQSIDAFRHALQINPNYDIARNNLAETYRLTGRMGESINTCIEATKANPNNAAAWQNLGDAYSKSNQKDKALEAYKEALRCDPNNVQALLSLGKHYATENNRQVAMDVYRRLKNIDNSAAKNYLQNYLL, encoded by the coding sequence ATGTATTACGAATACGACCATGGATTTCAACTCAGGATACCGCCCTTCGATGCTGAATGTGCTTTTTGTATTTCGGCAAAACCTTTAACACTAACGGCTGTGATCAAACATCTTCTTCGGGCACTTGTCCTACTTTTGTTGGTGTTCGCAAGCCAAGCATTTCCCGGCCCGCTTTACGCCAAATCGGCAAGCGAGATTTTCGCGCAGGCATCCAAAAGCGTCGTCGTCGTCTACAATTACGACAACAAAGGCATCAGGCAACAGCTTGGTAGTGGCGTTGTCATGCCTGATGGACAAGTCGCGACCAATTTTCATGTTGTCAACCGGGCAACTAAAATCACGGTGCTCTTCAACGGAAAGGAGTTCGCGGCCAAAGCCAACCACTCCAATCCTGAACGCGACATTTGCCTCCTGGACGTCACAGGGCTAAACGCCCCATGCGTCGTAGTCGGCCATGCCAGTCAGCTCAAGGTAGGAGAAAAGGTCTATGCAATAGGAGCGCCGGATGGCTTTGAGAAAACGCTCTCCGACGGAATCGTTTCAGGATTCAGGGCTGTTGACGGCGGGCGCTATATCCAGACGACAACTCCGATATCTCCCGGCTCAAGCGGTGGCGGCCTGTTCGATGAAGAAGGTCGTCTGGTAGGACTTCCTACGTTTTATATGGCCAGCGGCCAGAGCCTGAATTTCGCAGTTCCAGTTGAATGGGTGCTTGAAACTTCCGAGCATCAAGTCGCCGGTGCGGAAAATACGAGACAATGCTCAGAATGGCTCGCCAAAACAGTCGCTTATGAAAAAAACAGGGATTGGGCGGGCATGGTCAGGCAATGCAACCTGTGGGTCAAGGCGCAGCCAAAAAACTGTGACGCCTGGTACTGTTCAGGCATCGCCTACAACAAAATTGGAGACGCACGCAGCGCTATCAGTGCACTCCAGACCGCGGTACAGCTTAAACCGAATTACTCCTCGGCATGGAACGACCTCGGCTTTGCCTATGTCGTCGCAGGGATGAGACTCGAAGCCATCGAAGCCTACAAAAAAGCGATTCTCACCAACCCGAACAATGCATCGGCATGGCATAACATAGGAATTCTGTACCTCAAGAAAGGTGACCTTGACATGGCGGTTGAATCTTTCCAGCAGGCGGTACAAATCAAGCCTGATTATCTCTCCGCATGGGTCAACCTTGGAATAGCTCTGAAAACAAAAGGAACTCCGAAAGAGGCCATCCAGGCATTCACCAAGGCGATCAGCATCAATAGCAACAACTCCGTTATCTGGAATAACCTTGGATTAGCCTACAGGGATGCTGGCGACATCAATCAGTCAATCGATGCATTCAGGCATGCGCTGCAAATCAACCCCAATTATGATATTGCACGAAACAACCTGGCCGAAACCTATCGCCTGACCGGACGCATGGGTGAAAGCATCAATACGTGCATTGAAGCCACAAAAGCAAATCCGAACAATGCCGCAGCATGGCAAAATCTCGGAGATGCATATTCGAAAAGCAATCAGAAAGACAAAGCTTTAGAGGCATACAAAGAGGCATTGCGCTGCGACCCCAACAATGTTCAGGCACTGCTCAGCCTGGGTAAGCATTACGCAACCGAAAACAATCGCCAGGTAGCAATGGACGTGTACCGTCGCCTGAAGAACATCGACAACAGTGCGGCAAAGAACTACCTTCAGAACTACCTTCTTTGA
- a CDS encoding putative LPS assembly protein LptD, which yields MKLTKSIKLLTLLLLVQSFEGLVPLRAGESASKSQKTDGIAPADSLLKKREDLDSTVVYTARDSLIYNINKRTADLFGKAKVKYKDSRIEGPRITIEQAKSTARAIASRDSLGHSVELPVYTDKGGAFTAETIAYNYKTRIGTASDVSSKDEQGIYSGKDVKRMPTGEVYIEDGIYTTCDLEEPHYWFAGKHMKIIPDDRLISRPFVMYIHPEIFHKRLPVLPVLYLPYMSAPISNKRSSGFLFPRIRSSGDLGTTLSNLGYFWAVNDYADLRLEGDISFKGSWRLGERFRYQNGDLYSGSISGEYEKIILNSPGDPDYARYINRDLRIIHHQQFDPTARLDVNLQYLGGDRYYSSSSIDPENLVTDQATSYASFSKSWDENNRVLMVGYQRVDNLSTDELTQTVTASLYQNRIYPFRPRLASPEVDWRSRFFVQPNLSGSGQFDDVGGIKTDFYTGNAGLELGYLQDFSPGYRALFTQGINVQALRKTITGEDDLNATSIQLPFKIQTTLFKYLNLTPAITFSQYRVNSTVSKYYDAAAGEVVTNIIKEPATYATTVFSLDAQTRLYGVMNTGFLDKLTGLVAIRHTFIPTISFIYNPDYTESGYNIYSSYLNTDTNETVQYNRFGESLYADVPEKRTFVGISLQNLFHGKFRSKEVSNENGDGAGSGAGAGYKTVQLLSLTASSGYNFATDSFPIAPLVLTASSNAFAPALMFSAGATYDFYTYDPATGDRVDKLAMDDGKGLLRFVNGFLNMSVSVSGNLHTSYASHDEKDGDTSLVRDKALPIEQAIYKERFNSDERIKFSASLPWSLRMSLYLISDKSNPLDPSSTALLNTAARLSLSKNWQVGLNTGYDFRNSEFVYPALMIFRDLHDFQFSAQWVPSGEHKGYMLQIAMKPANLKYLKLKAGSGNIVQPLD from the coding sequence GTGAAACTCACCAAGTCAATCAAACTTCTGACTCTGTTGCTCCTCGTTCAGTCTTTCGAGGGGCTTGTGCCATTACGGGCGGGCGAAAGTGCGTCAAAATCGCAAAAAACCGATGGGATAGCGCCTGCCGACAGCCTGTTGAAAAAGCGTGAGGATCTTGACTCGACTGTTGTGTACACGGCGCGGGATTCGCTAATCTACAACATCAACAAGCGTACCGCCGACCTGTTCGGCAAGGCGAAAGTCAAGTACAAGGACAGCCGCATCGAAGGTCCGAGAATCACCATCGAGCAGGCAAAATCCACCGCGCGCGCCATTGCGTCGCGTGACTCCCTTGGCCATTCTGTTGAGCTGCCCGTTTACACCGATAAAGGGGGTGCGTTCACTGCCGAAACGATAGCGTACAACTACAAGACCAGAATCGGCACCGCGTCGGATGTATCATCGAAGGACGAACAGGGAATCTATTCGGGCAAGGATGTCAAGCGCATGCCCACCGGAGAGGTTTATATCGAAGATGGCATCTACACCACCTGCGATCTCGAAGAGCCGCACTACTGGTTTGCCGGCAAGCATATGAAAATCATTCCGGACGACCGCCTGATTTCCCGTCCGTTTGTCATGTACATTCACCCGGAAATCTTCCACAAGCGCCTGCCGGTGCTGCCGGTGCTCTACCTGCCCTACATGTCGGCGCCGATCTCGAACAAGCGTTCATCGGGCTTTCTGTTCCCCCGGATCCGCAGTAGTGGCGATCTCGGCACCACCCTGTCGAATCTTGGCTACTTCTGGGCCGTCAACGACTATGCCGACCTGCGGCTCGAAGGCGATATTTCGTTCAAGGGAAGCTGGCGGCTTGGCGAGCGATTCCGTTATCAAAACGGTGATCTCTACAGCGGTTCGATTTCGGGGGAGTATGAAAAGATCATTCTGAACAGCCCGGGCGACCCCGATTACGCTCGTTATATCAACCGCGATTTACGGATTATTCACCATCAGCAGTTCGATCCTACCGCCAGGCTCGATGTCAATCTTCAGTATCTGGGCGGTGATCGCTATTACAGCAGCTCCTCAATCGATCCCGAAAACCTCGTTACCGACCAGGCGACTTCATACGCATCGTTTTCAAAGTCGTGGGACGAGAACAACCGGGTGCTGATGGTTGGCTACCAGCGGGTAGACAATCTCTCGACCGACGAGTTGACCCAAACCGTTACGGCTTCTCTCTACCAGAACCGTATCTACCCGTTCCGCCCACGGCTTGCTTCTCCGGAGGTGGACTGGCGCTCGCGCTTTTTCGTGCAGCCGAACCTCTCGGGCAGCGGTCAGTTCGATGATGTCGGCGGGATCAAAACCGATTTCTACACGGGCAATGCCGGCCTGGAGCTTGGTTATCTGCAAGATTTTTCGCCAGGCTACCGGGCGTTGTTTACACAGGGCATCAATGTGCAGGCGCTTCGGAAAACGATAACCGGAGAGGATGACCTGAACGCCACCAGCATTCAGCTTCCCTTCAAGATTCAGACCACGCTGTTCAAGTACCTGAACCTGACTCCGGCGATTACCTTCAGCCAGTACCGGGTCAACAGCACGGTCAGCAAGTATTACGACGCCGCCGCTGGCGAAGTGGTGACGAATATCATCAAAGAGCCAGCCACTTATGCCACGACGGTCTTTTCGCTCGATGCCCAGACCCGGCTCTACGGGGTGATGAATACCGGCTTTCTGGACAAGCTGACCGGTCTGGTCGCCATTCGCCACACCTTCATTCCGACCATCTCATTCATTTACAATCCCGATTACACGGAAAGCGGTTACAATATTTACAGCTCCTACCTGAATACGGATACTAACGAGACGGTGCAGTACAACCGGTTCGGGGAGTCGCTCTACGCTGACGTGCCTGAAAAACGGACGTTTGTCGGCATCAGCCTCCAGAACCTCTTTCATGGGAAGTTCCGGAGCAAAGAGGTGTCTAACGAAAACGGCGACGGAGCTGGCAGCGGCGCGGGAGCTGGCTATAAAACAGTGCAACTACTCTCGCTGACGGCATCGTCCGGATACAATTTCGCCACCGACTCGTTTCCCATTGCGCCCTTGGTGCTGACGGCTTCGAGCAACGCTTTTGCGCCCGCGCTGATGTTCAGTGCCGGGGCGACCTATGATTTCTATACCTACGATCCCGCGACCGGCGACCGGGTGGACAAGCTCGCCATGGACGACGGCAAGGGCCTGCTCCGTTTCGTCAACGGTTTCCTCAACATGAGCGTGAGCGTGAGCGGCAACCTGCACACCTCGTATGCCTCCCATGATGAAAAGGATGGCGATACGTCACTTGTTCGGGACAAGGCGCTGCCGATCGAGCAGGCGATCTACAAGGAGCGGTTCAACAGCGATGAACGGATCAAATTCAGCGCATCGTTGCCCTGGTCGTTACGCATGTCGCTCTATCTGATCAGCGACAAGAGTAACCCGCTTGATCCCTCCTCTACCGCGCTGCTCAACACCGCAGCCAGGCTCTCTCTTTCGAAAAACTGGCAGGTTGGCCTCAATACCGGCTACGATTTCAGAAATAGCGAATTCGTCTATCCCGCGCTCATGATCTTCAGGGATTTGCATGATTTTCAGTTCAGCGCCCAGTGGGTGCCGTCGGGCGAGCACAAGGGCTATATGTTGCAGATCGCCATGAAACCGGCCAACCTCAAGTACCTGAAGCTGAAGGCGGGAAGCGGAAATATCGTGCAGCCGCTAGATTAG
- a CDS encoding rhodanese-like domain-containing protein — protein sequence MSKENRNSVKDVTPSIALSMIKKGALLVDVRETREIERKAFDVSDFMSVPMSSFQSQLHEIPANRKVIIACHSGNRSSMASRILVNHGYKNVHNLQNGIIRWEREGLPIRKKTAESPFAWMGKMFRRTS from the coding sequence ATGAGCAAGGAAAACAGAAACAGCGTCAAAGATGTGACGCCTTCGATAGCGTTGTCAATGATCAAAAAAGGTGCGCTACTGGTCGATGTGCGCGAAACACGTGAAATCGAAAGAAAAGCGTTCGACGTATCCGACTTCATGTCGGTGCCCATGAGCAGCTTCCAGAGCCAGCTTCATGAAATCCCCGCCAATCGCAAAGTCATCATAGCCTGCCATAGCGGCAACCGCAGCAGCATGGCCTCGAGAATACTTGTGAACCACGGGTACAAAAACGTACACAACCTTCAAAACGGTATCATCCGATGGGAGCGCGAAGGACTTCCGATCAGAAAAAAAACGGCAGAAAGTCCTTTTGCATGGATGGGAAAGATGTTTCGCAGGACATCGTAA
- a CDS encoding outer membrane beta-barrel protein yields the protein MKKYAIAIITAAMLSAPAITATADPLYISLSGGLNLMSNSDAKVADAETSTKNAVEYKRGYALEGAFGEKTGAFRGEIAVGYQSCDVDKVLGSDIVEQLGEIDNYEDLTVTASALTVMYNVYADYDMKGVLSPYLMGGLGAAFVDMGTSFKLDGVEYDNSYDKTVFAWQVGAGLGIKLTNNMAIDLGYRYFKTRDLDLGNNTKLSFGGSKILLGMRYNL from the coding sequence ATGAAGAAATACGCAATTGCCATTATAACTGCAGCGATGCTATCGGCACCAGCTATAACAGCTACAGCGGATCCTTTATATATAAGCCTTTCAGGTGGTTTGAACCTTATGAGTAATAGTGATGCGAAGGTTGCAGATGCTGAGACATCGACCAAAAATGCTGTTGAATACAAGCGAGGATATGCTCTTGAGGGCGCGTTTGGCGAAAAAACAGGTGCGTTCCGTGGAGAAATCGCCGTTGGCTACCAATCCTGTGATGTCGATAAGGTATTAGGTTCAGACATCGTTGAGCAATTGGGTGAAATCGATAATTACGAAGATCTCACAGTCACGGCATCAGCACTGACGGTAATGTATAATGTTTATGCTGACTATGACATGAAAGGGGTACTCTCTCCCTATCTGATGGGAGGTCTCGGAGCAGCGTTTGTGGATATGGGAACTTCGTTCAAACTCGATGGGGTCGAGTATGATAATTCATACGACAAGACCGTATTTGCCTGGCAAGTCGGGGCTGGCTTAGGTATAAAGTTGACCAATAATATGGCGATTGACTTAGGCTACCGTTATTTCAAAACGAGAGACCTTGATTTGGGAAATAATACAAAGCTCTCATTTGGAGGGAGCAAAATCCTTCTGGGGATGCGCTACAACCTCTAA
- the trpB gene encoding tryptophan synthase subunit beta — protein sequence MMQKVNYSAPDEFGHFGTFGGKFIPETLVKNAEDLEEEYLKAKDDQEFRQTLDNLLRHYVGRPTPLYHAARLSKKQGGAQIWLKREDLCHTGAHKINNALGQVLLAKRMGKKRIIAETGAGQHGVATATVCALFGLDCIVYMGEEDIRRQAPNVARMKLLGAEVRPVTAGSRTLKDATSEAIRDWMNNPEETFYIVGSVIGMHPYPMMVRDFQSVIGRETRQQVLEQAGRLPEVVVACVGGGSNAIGMFYEFLPDAKEIELIGVEAAGEGLDARHAASLTKGEIGVLHGSMMKLLQDEHGQVQEAHSISAGLDYPGVGPEHCYLQKLGLVCYTSTTDKEALAALDALAKTEGIICALESAHAVHYAMKRAVEMPKESIIVVNLSGRGDKDMGTIMEELKL from the coding sequence ATGATGCAGAAGGTTAACTACTCCGCACCCGATGAATTCGGCCACTTCGGCACCTTTGGGGGCAAATTCATTCCCGAAACCCTGGTCAAGAACGCCGAGGACCTCGAAGAGGAGTACCTCAAGGCGAAGGATGACCAGGAGTTCCGCCAGACGCTCGACAATCTGCTCCGCCACTACGTTGGTCGCCCGACGCCGCTCTACCACGCCGCGCGCCTCAGCAAAAAGCAGGGCGGCGCACAGATATGGCTCAAACGCGAAGACCTCTGCCACACCGGAGCGCACAAGATCAACAACGCCCTCGGCCAGGTGCTGCTCGCCAAACGGATGGGCAAGAAGCGCATCATCGCCGAGACCGGCGCGGGTCAGCACGGCGTGGCGACGGCCACCGTCTGCGCGCTTTTCGGCCTCGACTGCATCGTCTATATGGGCGAGGAGGATATTCGCCGCCAGGCCCCCAACGTGGCGCGAATGAAGCTGCTCGGCGCGGAAGTGCGCCCGGTCACGGCGGGCAGCAGAACGCTCAAGGACGCCACCAGCGAAGCGATCCGCGACTGGATGAACAATCCCGAAGAGACTTTCTACATCGTCGGTTCGGTCATCGGAATGCACCCGTACCCGATGATGGTGCGCGACTTTCAGTCGGTCATCGGGCGCGAAACCCGCCAACAGGTGCTCGAACAGGCAGGTCGATTGCCGGAGGTGGTCGTGGCCTGCGTCGGTGGCGGGAGCAACGCCATCGGCATGTTTTACGAGTTTTTGCCGGACGCCAAAGAGATCGAGCTGATCGGCGTCGAAGCCGCCGGCGAAGGACTCGACGCCAGGCACGCCGCATCGCTCACCAAGGGCGAAATCGGCGTGTTGCACGGCTCGATGATGAAGCTCTTGCAGGACGAGCACGGCCAGGTGCAGGAGGCGCACTCGATTTCGGCGGGACTCGACTACCCCGGCGTCGGCCCGGAACACTGCTACTTGCAGAAGCTCGGTCTGGTCTGCTACACCTCGACGACCGACAAGGAGGCGCTCGCAGCGCTCGACGCTCTGGCCAAAACCGAAGGCATTATCTGCGCCCTCGAATCGGCCCACGCCGTACATTATGCGATGAAGCGAGCCGTCGAAATGCCGAAAGAGTCGATCATCGTCGTCAACCTGTCGGGACGAGGCGACAAGGACATGGGCACCATCATGGAAGAGCTGAAGCTGTAA